From Sphingobium sp. RAC03, a single genomic window includes:
- the pspB gene encoding envelope stress response membrane protein PspB, with protein MEEIFLPIIVCGMLFIGMPWLIFHYVTKWKQAPKITDEDEKLLDELHLLARRMEERLQTVERIVAADNPDFRPHRPQEPGEFTFDRRN; from the coding sequence ATGGAAGAGATTTTTCTGCCCATCATCGTCTGCGGCATGTTGTTCATCGGCATGCCGTGGCTGATCTTCCACTATGTCACCAAGTGGAAGCAGGCCCCCAAGATCACCGACGAGGATGAGAAGCTGCTGGATGAACTCCATCTTCTCGCCCGTCGGATGGAAGAGCGGCTGCAGACGGTCGAACGGATCGTCGCCGCCGACAACCCCGATTTCCGCCCGCATCGTCCGCAGGAGCCGGGCGAATTCACCTTCGACCGGAGAAACTGA
- the pspC gene encoding envelope stress response membrane protein PspC gives MTARRTKFYLNKADGKWMGVCSGIADYSGIDVVWVRVGAVLVTLMGAFPWTLIAYFAAAYFADNKPSGLYADRDDEKFWQGVRTNPTRSTRDVRSKFRDIDRRLADIEIYYTSRNTRLADEIDRLR, from the coding sequence ATGACCGCCCGCCGCACCAAATTCTACCTCAACAAGGCCGACGGCAAATGGATGGGCGTCTGTTCCGGCATTGCCGACTATAGCGGGATCGACGTCGTGTGGGTCCGCGTCGGCGCGGTGCTGGTGACGCTGATGGGGGCTTTCCCCTGGACGCTGATCGCCTATTTCGCCGCTGCCTATTTCGCCGACAACAAGCCATCGGGCCTCTATGCCGATCGCGACGACGAGAAATTCTGGCAGGGCGTGCGGACCAACCCGACCCGCTCCACCCGCGACGTGCGGTCCAAGTTCCGCGATATCGATCGCCGCCTCGCGGACATCGAAATCTACTATACCAGCCGCAACACGCGCCTGGCCGATGAAATCGATCGTCTGCGCTAA
- the metX gene encoding homoserine O-acetyltransferase MetX, whose protein sequence is MASIIATEDSRFGLRRQVRLTGPLNLSSGATLGPVDIAYETYGQLDADGSNAILICHALTGDQYVASEHPGTGKPGWWWRMVGEGKPVDPSRHFIVCANVIGSCMGSSGPASVDPATGDPYAMRFPVLTIADMVRAQALLLDHLGVARLSAVIGGSMGGMQALTWPTLFPDRVESCVVIASTARHSAQNIAFHEVGRQAIMADPQWRGGDYYADGQVPSAGLAVARMAAHITYLSEAGLTEKFGRRLQGRDAKTFGFDADFQVESYLRHQGLSFVDRFDANSYLYITRAMDYYDIAEDHGGSLAHAFTASKARFCLVSFDTDWLYPTTESRIIVHALNASGAQASFVELSSPFGHDAFLLECPELNRVVDGFLQGGRA, encoded by the coding sequence ATGGCCAGCATCATCGCGACTGAAGACAGCCGTTTCGGCCTGCGCCGCCAGGTCCGCCTGACCGGACCGCTCAACCTGTCGAGCGGGGCGACGCTGGGGCCGGTCGATATCGCCTATGAAACCTATGGGCAGTTGGATGCCGACGGGTCCAACGCGATCCTGATCTGCCATGCACTGACCGGCGACCAATATGTCGCGTCGGAGCATCCGGGCACGGGCAAGCCCGGCTGGTGGTGGCGGATGGTGGGCGAGGGCAAGCCGGTCGATCCCTCGCGCCATTTCATCGTCTGCGCCAATGTCATCGGCAGTTGCATGGGGTCGAGCGGCCCGGCCAGCGTCGATCCGGCGACGGGCGACCCTTATGCGATGCGCTTTCCGGTGCTGACCATTGCCGACATGGTGCGGGCGCAGGCGTTGCTGCTCGACCATCTGGGCGTTGCGCGGCTGTCGGCGGTGATCGGCGGGTCGATGGGCGGGATGCAGGCGCTGACCTGGCCGACCCTCTTCCCCGACCGGGTCGAAAGCTGCGTCGTCATTGCATCGACCGCGCGGCACAGCGCGCAAAATATCGCTTTCCACGAAGTCGGGCGCCAGGCGATCATGGCCGATCCGCAATGGCGTGGCGGCGACTATTATGCCGACGGCCAGGTGCCGAGCGCTGGGTTGGCCGTGGCGCGGATGGCGGCGCATATCACCTATCTGTCCGAAGCCGGGCTGACCGAGAAATTCGGGCGGCGTTTGCAGGGGCGGGACGCCAAGACCTTCGGGTTCGACGCGGATTTCCAGGTGGAAAGCTATTTGCGGCATCAGGGATTGAGTTTCGTCGACCGGTTCGACGCCAATAGCTATCTCTACATCACCCGCGCCATGGATTATTATGACATTGCCGAGGACCATGGCGGGTCGCTGGCCCATGCCTTTACCGCGAGCAAGGCGCGCTTCTGCCTGGTCAGTTTCGATACCGACTGGCTTTATCCCACCACCGAATCACGGATCATCGTCCATGCGCTCAACGCCAGTGGGGCGCAGGCGAGCTTTGTCGAACTGTCCAGCCCGTTCGGCCATGACGCCTTCCTGCTGGAATGTCCCGAACTCAACCGGGTGGTCGACGGCTTCCTGCAGGGCGGGCGGGCATGA
- the metW gene encoding methionine biosynthesis protein MetW → MSAALRPDLALIARTVRQGARVLDVGCGEGALMAALRDNAGVDARGLEIDGSNVAAAVARGLSVVQGDADTDLRYYPDASFDYAILSQTLQTTRRPDLVVEELLRIGGQAFVSFPNFAHWRGRLSLLWGGRMPVTRLLPDTWYDTLNIHHVTVDDFRALVKERGWTIDGQWFLKGDRETTHANANLFAEHAVFLLRK, encoded by the coding sequence ATGAGCGCGGCCTTGCGTCCCGACCTGGCGCTGATCGCGCGCACGGTGCGGCAGGGTGCGCGGGTGCTGGACGTCGGCTGTGGCGAGGGCGCGCTGATGGCAGCGCTGCGCGACAATGCCGGGGTCGATGCGCGCGGGCTGGAGATTGACGGGTCGAACGTCGCGGCGGCGGTGGCGCGCGGCCTGTCGGTGGTGCAGGGGGATGCGGACACGGACCTGCGTTACTATCCCGACGCCAGTTTCGACTATGCCATATTGAGCCAGACGCTCCAGACGACGCGGCGTCCCGACCTGGTGGTGGAGGAATTGCTGCGCATCGGCGGGCAGGCGTTCGTATCCTTCCCCAATTTCGCCCATTGGCGCGGGCGGCTGTCGCTGCTGTGGGGCGGGCGGATGCCGGTGACGCGGCTGTTGCCCGACACCTGGTACGACACGCTCAACATCCACCATGTCACCGTCGATGATTTCCGCGCCCTGGTGAAGGAGCGCGGCTGGACCATCGACGGGCAGTGGTTTTTGAAGGGCGACCGCGAAACCACGCACGCGAACGCCAATCTGTTCGCCGAACATGCGGTGTTTTTGCTGCGCAAATAG
- a CDS encoding GGDEF domain-containing protein: protein MTGASSSSASSQHGLTDRLTRWAKGLSGKAEEGSVEAETRPRAGSSSNREINRRRQLYEDIGDFLFAHDLDLTPINFSVALDYLTGANIGVEKAIRAVMMERGKITNGWIETIAAEQRADEVTPDSLATMLDKVEENLTQFTGLMHESRNSAKDYGAALQEQAKDLVEGGDSEPVLARLVGLTRSMVEKTRLVETQLRENQKQTTALKSSLETARRAAEHDHLTGLPNRRAFETVLREEVALAQAQGEQLSVAFCDIDHFKHVNDTHGHDTGDRVLKFVAGLLAKASNDRCHVARHGGEEFVMLFRGKGPGEAGEVVDGVREDLANRSLVNRATGERMDRVSFSAGVANVLAYEDARAALKAADRALYLAKEHGRNRVYLAAETD, encoded by the coding sequence ATGACCGGGGCATCCTCTTCTTCCGCAAGCTCGCAACATGGGCTTACCGATCGGCTGACGCGCTGGGCCAAGGGTCTGTCGGGCAAGGCGGAGGAGGGAAGTGTGGAAGCCGAAACCCGTCCCCGCGCCGGATCATCGTCCAACCGCGAGATCAACCGCCGCCGTCAGCTCTATGAAGATATTGGCGATTTTCTCTTCGCCCATGACCTCGACCTCACGCCCATCAATTTCAGCGTCGCGCTGGATTATCTGACCGGCGCGAATATCGGCGTGGAAAAGGCGATCCGCGCGGTGATGATGGAGCGCGGCAAGATCACCAATGGCTGGATCGAGACGATCGCCGCCGAACAGCGCGCCGATGAGGTCACCCCCGATTCGCTGGCGACCATGCTCGACAAGGTCGAGGAAAATCTCACCCAGTTCACTGGCCTGATGCATGAATCACGCAATTCGGCGAAGGATTATGGCGCGGCGCTGCAGGAACAGGCCAAGGATCTGGTCGAAGGCGGCGATAGCGAGCCGGTACTGGCGCGCCTCGTCGGCCTCACCCGCTCGATGGTCGAAAAGACCCGCCTCGTCGAAACCCAGTTGCGCGAAAATCAGAAGCAGACCACGGCGCTCAAATCCAGCCTCGAAACCGCCCGGCGCGCGGCCGAGCATGACCATCTGACCGGCCTGCCCAATCGCCGCGCCTTTGAGACCGTTCTGCGTGAGGAAGTGGCGCTGGCCCAGGCGCAGGGCGAACAGCTCTCGGTCGCCTTTTGCGACATCGACCATTTCAAACATGTCAACGACACCCACGGCCATGACACGGGTGACAGGGTGCTGAAATTCGTCGCCGGCCTGCTGGCCAAGGCGTCCAACGACCGCTGCCATGTCGCCCGCCATGGCGGCGAAGAATTCGTCATGCTGTTCCGTGGCAAGGGGCCGGGCGAAGCGGGCGAAGTGGTGGACGGCGTGCGCGAGGATCTGGCCAACCGCAGCCTCGTCAATCGCGCCACTGGCGAGCGGATGGATCGGGTCAGCTTTTCCGCTGGGGTCGCCAATGTCCTGGCCTATGAAGACGCCCGCGCCGCGCTCAAGGCCGCCGACCGCGCGCTCTATCTGGCCAAGGAACATGGCCGCAACCGCGTCTATCTCGCCGCCGAAACGGACTGA
- a CDS encoding LysR substrate-binding domain-containing protein, with amino-acid sequence MRRLPPLTALEAFVQVARLGSVKAAAEELALSTPALSRRVQALERFIGRPLFDRKHQALEINAEGQRLLDDIAPALDSLAQALENIQSGGNQLRLRLAVLPLFATQRLFPHLGALRALHPQLHIDIETTPHAVARLGEGLDAAIVLLAKDIDPALYAHELDHDEVYLIGRRELLEAPHALTAPQELANHTVLIHRDMAQSFDAWKEAVGLPDLQPLAIDNYDSGQLMLEAAAQGLGVAVMHASHFNQSGDTRLVRLFPDTHVDSPYRYFFVCRPRALQTRAVRIFRDWLVAADI; translated from the coding sequence ATGCGGAGATTACCGCCCCTTACGGCCCTGGAGGCCTTTGTGCAGGTCGCACGCCTCGGCTCGGTCAAGGCGGCGGCGGAAGAGCTTGCGCTCTCGACTCCTGCGCTCAGCCGCCGGGTTCAGGCGCTGGAACGCTTCATCGGCCGCCCCCTGTTCGACCGCAAGCATCAGGCGCTGGAAATCAATGCCGAGGGGCAAAGGCTGCTCGACGACATCGCGCCCGCCCTCGATTCGCTGGCGCAAGCGCTGGAAAATATCCAGAGCGGCGGCAATCAGTTGCGGCTGCGGCTGGCGGTGCTGCCGCTGTTCGCGACCCAGCGTCTCTTCCCGCATCTGGGCGCCCTGCGCGCGCTCCACCCCCAGCTGCATATCGACATCGAAACGACGCCCCATGCGGTGGCGCGGCTGGGCGAAGGGCTGGACGCGGCGATCGTGCTGCTGGCCAAGGATATCGATCCGGCGCTCTATGCGCATGAGCTGGACCATGACGAAGTCTATCTGATCGGGCGGCGCGAACTGCTCGAAGCGCCCCATGCGCTGACCGCGCCGCAGGAGCTGGCGAACCATACCGTGCTGATCCACCGCGACATGGCCCAATCCTTCGACGCCTGGAAGGAAGCGGTCGGCCTGCCCGACCTGCAACCGCTGGCGATCGACAATTATGATTCGGGCCAGTTGATGCTGGAAGCCGCAGCGCAGGGGCTGGGCGTGGCCGTCATGCATGCCAGCCATTTCAACCAGTCGGGCGATACCCGGCTGGTGCGGCTGTTCCCCGACACGCATGTCGACAGCCCCTATCGCTATTTCTTCGTCTGCCGCCCCCGCGCGCTCCAGACGCGGGCGGTCCGCATCTTCCGCGACTGGCTGGTCGCCGCCGACATCTGA
- a CDS encoding CDC48 family AAA ATPase, translating to MADEEMTGRRIQVANARPEDAGRGLARLPLTVMAELQLSEGDVIEIVGKRSTPARVVRPYKEDEGLDVLRLDGLQRANAGAGSGDFVHIEKVEPRPAQRVVFAPAQNNLRLQGHPEALKRVFFQRPLTAGDVVATAGQQQVPTGDMPPQLRQMLAAPAYALQEIRLVVVSTVPKGVVQIDAETEVELRPEYEEPKEARRADVTYDDVGGMADTIDQLREMVELPLRYPELFQRLGVDPPRGVLLHGPPGTGKTRLARAVANESEAEFFLINGPEIMGSAYGESEKQLREIFEAAAKAAPSILFIDEIDSIAPKRGQVTGETEKRLVAQLLTLMDGLEPRTNLVVIAATNRPEAIDEALRRPGRFDREIVVGVPDERGRREILGIHTRGMPLGDKVDLSELARMTYGFVGADMAALTREAAIETVRRFMPRLNLEDGTIPADVLEELCVTREDFMSAIKRVQPSAMREVMVQAPNIGWSDIGGLDDAQMRLKEGVELPLKNPDAFRRIGIRPAKGFLLYGPPGTGKTLLAKAVAREAQANFIATKSSDLLSKWYGESEQQIARLFARARQVAPTVIFIDELDSLVPARGGGLGEPAVTERVVNTILAEMDGLEELQSVVVIGATNRPTLVDPALLRPGRFDELIYVPVPDEAGRARILSIHTGKMPLADDVDLASLAARTQRFTGADLEDLSRRAGLFALRQSMTVEKVTMAHFEAALLETRASVTPDMEREYEQIQATLKQSAMQIDPIGFVSPGMVRARDRA from the coding sequence ATGGCCGATGAGGAAATGACTGGACGCCGCATCCAGGTCGCCAATGCGCGGCCCGAAGATGCGGGACGCGGGCTTGCACGGCTGCCCTTGACGGTGATGGCCGAATTGCAGCTGAGCGAAGGCGATGTGATCGAGATCGTCGGCAAGCGATCCACGCCTGCGCGCGTGGTGCGTCCGTACAAGGAAGATGAAGGGCTGGACGTGCTGCGCCTCGATGGCTTGCAGCGGGCCAATGCCGGGGCCGGGTCGGGCGATTTCGTCCATATCGAGAAGGTGGAGCCGCGCCCGGCGCAGCGGGTCGTGTTCGCGCCTGCACAAAATAATTTACGGCTGCAGGGCCATCCCGAAGCGTTGAAGCGGGTATTCTTTCAGCGGCCGTTGACCGCGGGCGATGTCGTCGCAACCGCCGGGCAGCAGCAGGTGCCGACCGGTGACATGCCGCCGCAATTGCGCCAGATGCTGGCCGCGCCCGCCTATGCCTTGCAGGAAATCCGGCTGGTCGTGGTGTCGACCGTACCCAAGGGCGTGGTGCAGATCGACGCGGAAACCGAAGTCGAGCTGCGCCCCGAATATGAGGAGCCCAAGGAAGCGCGGCGTGCCGACGTGACCTATGACGATGTCGGCGGCATGGCCGATACGATCGACCAGTTGCGCGAGATGGTCGAACTGCCGCTGCGCTACCCCGAACTGTTCCAGCGGCTGGGCGTCGATCCGCCGCGCGGCGTGCTGCTCCATGGCCCGCCGGGCACTGGCAAGACGCGGCTGGCCCGCGCCGTCGCCAACGAATCGGAAGCCGAATTCTTCCTGATCAACGGGCCGGAGATCATGGGGTCGGCCTATGGCGAATCCGAAAAACAGTTGCGCGAGATATTCGAGGCGGCGGCCAAGGCTGCCCCCTCGATCCTGTTCATTGACGAGATTGATTCGATCGCGCCCAAGCGGGGACAGGTGACCGGCGAAACCGAAAAGCGGTTGGTCGCACAATTGCTGACGCTGATGGACGGGCTGGAGCCGCGCACCAATCTGGTGGTGATCGCTGCGACCAACCGCCCGGAGGCGATTGACGAGGCGCTGCGGCGACCCGGCCGCTTCGACCGCGAGATCGTGGTCGGCGTGCCCGACGAGCGCGGGCGGCGCGAGATATTGGGCATCCACACGCGCGGCATGCCGCTGGGCGACAAGGTGGACCTGTCCGAACTGGCGCGCATGACCTATGGCTTCGTCGGCGCGGACATGGCGGCGCTGACCCGCGAGGCGGCGATCGAGACGGTGCGCCGTTTCATGCCGCGCCTCAACCTGGAGGACGGGACGATCCCGGCCGATGTCCTGGAAGAATTGTGCGTCACGCGCGAGGATTTCATGTCGGCGATCAAGCGGGTGCAGCCATCGGCCATGCGCGAGGTGATGGTGCAGGCACCCAATATCGGTTGGTCCGACATTGGCGGGCTGGACGATGCGCAGATGCGCTTGAAGGAAGGGGTCGAGCTGCCGCTCAAAAATCCCGACGCCTTCCGCCGGATCGGCATCCGCCCGGCCAAGGGCTTCCTGCTCTACGGCCCGCCCGGCACCGGCAAGACGCTGCTGGCCAAGGCGGTGGCGCGTGAGGCGCAGGCGAACTTCATCGCCACCAAATCGAGCGACCTCTTGTCCAAATGGTATGGCGAAAGCGAGCAGCAGATCGCCCGGCTGTTCGCCCGCGCGCGGCAAGTGGCCCCGACGGTCATCTTCATCGACGAACTGGACAGTTTGGTCCCCGCGCGTGGCGGCGGGCTTGGCGAACCGGCAGTGACGGAGCGGGTGGTCAATACCATTCTCGCCGAGATGGACGGGCTGGAGGAATTGCAGTCGGTGGTGGTGATCGGCGCGACCAATCGGCCGACGCTGGTGGACCCGGCGTTGCTGCGGCCCGGCCGGTTCGACGAGTTGATCTATGTCCCCGTGCCGGACGAGGCCGGGCGGGCGCGCATCCTGTCGATCCATACGGGCAAAATGCCGCTCGCGGACGATGTCGATCTCGCCTCGCTGGCGGCGCGGACGCAGCGCTTTACCGGCGCGGATCTGGAGGATCTGTCGCGGCGGGCGGGCCTGTTCGCGCTGCGCCAGTCGATGACGGTCGAGAAGGTCACGATGGCGCATTTCGAGGCCGCGCTGCTGGAAACCCGCGCATCGGTGACGCCCGACATGGAGCGGGAATATGAGCAGATCCAGGCGACGTTGAAGCAAAGCGCGATGCAGATCGACCCGATCGGCTTCGTGTCACCGGGCATGGTGCGCGCGCGCGACCGGGCCTGA
- a CDS encoding class I SAM-dependent methyltransferase has protein sequence MASIPLKKNDNRARKGAFLSQWRLFFRQFVKHPGMIGSIIPSSATLVKRMLDPVDWQRTRLFVEYGPGVGTFTQAILDRMHPDATLLAIDLNVDFVAYLEAQIDDPRLRVVHGSAADVRRFIREAGHMQADYILSGIPFSTLPDGVGEGIAAETLGALRPGGAFLVYQYSRFVRRLIDPLFGQVQDALEWRNIPPCRLFRAVKDEGLAKAA, from the coding sequence ATGGCCTCCATTCCCTTGAAAAAGAATGACAATCGCGCTCGCAAGGGCGCGTTCCTGAGCCAGTGGAGGCTGTTTTTCCGGCAGTTTGTCAAACATCCCGGCATGATCGGGTCGATCATCCCTTCGTCCGCGACGCTGGTGAAGCGCATGCTCGACCCCGTCGATTGGCAGCGCACGCGCCTGTTCGTGGAATATGGTCCGGGCGTCGGCACCTTTACGCAAGCGATCCTCGACCGGATGCACCCCGATGCCACGCTGCTGGCGATCGACCTCAATGTCGATTTCGTCGCCTATCTGGAGGCGCAGATCGATGATCCTCGCCTGCGGGTCGTGCATGGATCGGCCGCCGACGTGCGGCGCTTCATTCGGGAAGCGGGCCATATGCAGGCCGATTATATCCTGTCCGGCATCCCCTTTTCCACGCTGCCCGACGGCGTGGGCGAGGGCATTGCGGCGGAGACGCTTGGCGCGCTGCGGCCCGGCGGGGCGTTCCTCGTCTATCAATATTCGCGCTTCGTGCGCCGCCTGATCGATCCCCTGTTCGGGCAGGTGCAGGATGCGCTGGAATGGCGCAATATTCCGCCCTGCCGCCTGTTTCGCGCGGTGAAGGATGAGGGGCTGGCCAAGGCGGCCTGA